One segment of Oreochromis niloticus isolate F11D_XX linkage group LG8, O_niloticus_UMD_NMBU, whole genome shotgun sequence DNA contains the following:
- the LOC100704847 gene encoding carbonic anhydrase 4 has protein sequence MKWFKVVALVVCAFVPAAHSQSIAWCYHLPSCNDTTWSTIVPQYCNGTRQSPIDIVSASATPNDNLSEFTFVKYDDTSSMTSIKNTGNTVKVTLKSGVKISGGDLSEQYDSLQFHLHWGDGSSVPGSEHTVDGKRYPMELHIVNRKSSYNGNTSLALNDSTGFAALGFFIEVMSGNSTGQPESWRNLTSYLANITEKGQNVSIAAGFSLDDLLVGVDRTKYYRYLGSLTTPACYEAVVWTVFKDPIKVSKDLIDLFSTTLHFNDRTSQIMKNVYRSLQPAQQVWTQSIKASASTTCFSLSLLLLSLALGWSWS, from the exons ATGAAGTGGTTTAAAGTTGTTGCCCTTGTTGTGTGCGCCTTCGTACCCGCCGCTCACTCCCAATCAATAG CCTGGTGTTATCACCTCCCATCCTGCA ATGACACAACCTGGTCAACAATTGTCCCCCAGTATTGCAACGGCACCCGACAGTCACCCATTGACATCGTCTCAGCATCTGCCACACCGAACGACAACCTGAGTGAATTCACTTTTGTGAAGTATGACGACACCTCATCAATGACATCAATAAAAAATACTGGCAACACAG TCAAAGTGACCCTTAAGAGCGGAGTTAAGATTTCAGGAGGGGACCTGTCCGAGCAATATGACAGCCTGCAGTTCCACTTGCACTGGGGCGACGGCTCCTCTGTCCCCGGCTCAGAGCATACAGTGGATGGAAAGCGCTATCCTATGGAG CTGCATATTGTAAACAGGAAGTCATCCTACAATGGGAATACAAGTCTAGCCCTTAATGACTCCACCGGATTTGCAGCGCTTGGTTTCTTTATCGAG GTAATGTCAGGCAACTCAACTGGTCAGCCGGAAAGCTGGCGCAATTTGACCTCTTACTTGGCCAACATCACAGAAAAAG GTCAGAACGTTTCCATTGCAGCCGGGTTTTCCCTGGACGACCTGCTCGTCGGTGTGGATCGCACTAAGTATTACCGCTACCTTGGATCCTTGACGACCCCCGCTTGTTATGAGGCGGTGGTCTGGACCGTTTTTAAGGACCCGattaaagtcagcaaagatctg ATTGACCTCTTCAGCACCACACTGCACTTCAATGACAGGAcatcacaaatcatgaaaaacGTCTACAGAAGCCTGCAGCCTGCACAGCAAGTCTGGACTCAGAGCATCAAGGCCTCAGCCTCCACAACCTGcttctccctgagcctgctaCTTCTCAGTCTTGCACTGGGCTGGAGTTGGAGCTAA
- the LOC100705383 gene encoding LOW QUALITY PROTEIN: putative carbonic anhydrase 3 (The sequence of the model RefSeq protein was modified relative to this genomic sequence to represent the inferred CDS: inserted 2 bases in 1 codon), with product MGSLPTPTCNEAVVWTIFHEPIHVNSELIKKFPMETKLDNIYRPTQPLHERHVYASPGTPLPAYEWCYDPHHCAVTPPSWHLLPGSLCGGTYQSPINIDTNNVVPDSHLDAFVFKNFDDKHAIKYITNTGHSVKCVLVENLVKVXQFHFHWGDTSDMSEGSEHTVDSIRYPMEMHIVRKRKDLTLDEALQAPDGLAVLGFFIESTPTTKSTSHGSTSSSSHGSTGSGSTHPTSAPTSNTDAWKNLTSYLSKIHKIGTTVMVTDEISIDDLLGNVNLHAYYRYSGSLTTPLCSEAVVWTIFKEPVNVDLNLVLPLMKSSEQLIGPWNT from the exons ATGGGTTCCCTGCCAACGCCTACTTGCAATGAAGCAGTCGTGTGGACAATCTTTCATGAGCCAATCCACGTCAACAGCGAACTG ATTAAGAAGTTTCCCATGGAAACAAAGCTGGATAATATCTACCGACCTACACAACCTCTTCACGAACGTCATGTGTATGCCTCCCCTGGAACTCCTCTGCCTGCCT ATGAATGGTGTTATGATCCACATCACTGTG CTGTCACTCCACCTTCTTGGCACCTTCTGCCCGGCTCCCTCTGTGGGGGTACATATCAGTCACCCATCAACATTGACACAAACAATGTTGTGCCGGACAGCCATCTTGATGCCTTTGTATTTAAAAATTTTGATGACAAGCATGCTATCAAGTACATCACCAACACAGGCCATTCAG TGAAGTGTGTACTGGTGGAAAATTTGGTGAaggt tcagtttcacttccaCTGGGGTGACACATCAGATATGTCTGAAGGCTCAGAACATACTGTGGACTCAATAAGATACCCGATGGAG ATGCACATTGTAAGGAAGAGAAAGGATTTAACCCTGGATGAGGCACTACAGGCACCTGATGGCTTGGCAGTGTTGGGATTCTTTATTGAG TCTACCCCTACTACAAAGAGCACCTCTCACGGGAGCACTTCGAGCAGCTCTCATGGGAGCACTGGATCAGGATCA ACACATCCTACATCAGCACCAACATCTAACACAGACGCCTGGAAAAACCTGACCAGCTATCTCTCAAAGATACACAAAATTG GTACAACAGTGATGGTCACAGATGAGATCTCCATTGATGACTTGCTTGGCAATGTGAACCTGCATGCATACTATCGCTACAGTGGGTCCCTAACCACACCTTTATGCAGTGAAGCAGTTGTCTGGACAATCTTTAAAGAGCCAGTCAATGTGGACTTAAACCTG GTCCTTCCCCTAATGAAGAGTAGTGAGCAGCTGATTGGACCGTGGAACACGTGA
- the LOC100705115 gene encoding sarcoplasmic reticulum histidine-rich calcium-binding protein gives MEPVKFWVVKLLLVLLCSTQVPFSAVVSAQDLNELEESLHVRNAEEVLAEEAETAEGGDGTEEDDEHLEEEKDDEDSDDDEIETDEQVEEEKDEKEQEDEEETAEEEAEEEDDKTDKEEEDDSKEKGDVEEEEEEGEASDEEDEDDAEEEESEEEYAAEEDEEEEVDEDTDENGEEEVDEDADENGEEEVDEDADGEEEEVHEEVPAGNEEDDEKEAREEDDDKATQGDEEEEGDSAEEDTHEDDSEDEDDEAEGKDTKDNQGDSDEEEGAADTPQFHSGSLCSVCSICEHCSNDCAKCPCEEGDESDHCEHCQGCSTCYICPILCDTVCTPGGLFDELTGSLFQTVASLL, from the exons ATGGAACCTGTAAAATTTTGGGTGGTAAAGCTCCTGCTTGTGCTGCTGTGCTCAACCCAGGTTCCGTTCTCTGCTGTAGTAAGTGCCCAAGACTTGAATGAATTGGAGGAAAGCCTCCACGTTAGAAATGCTGAGGAGGttctggctgaagaagctgaaacaGCCGAGGGTGGTGATGGCACTGAGGAAGATGATGAACATTTAGAAGAGGAAAAAGATGATGAAGACTCAGATGATGATGAGATAGAGACTGATGAACAggtggaagaagaaaaagatgaaaaagaacaggaggatgaggaggagacagcagaagaggaggctgaggaggaaGATGACAAGACTGATAAGGAAGAGGAAGATGATTCTAAGGAGAAGGGGGATgttgaggaagaggaagaagaaggtgAGGCTTCTGATGAGGAAGATGAGGATGATGCAGAAGAGGAAGAATCAGAAGAAGAATATGCagcagaggaggatgaagaggaggaggtggatgaAGATACAGATGAGAATGGCGAGGAGGAGGTGGATGAAGATGCAGATGAGAATGGCGAGGAGGAGGTGGATGAAGATGCAGATGGCGAAGAGGAGGAGGTTCACGAGGAAGTCCCAGCTGGTAATGAGGAAGATGACGAGAAGGAAGCAAGAGAAGAGGATGACGATAAAGCAACTCAAggagatgaggaagaggagggtgaCAGTGCTGAAGAGGATACACATGAGGATGACTCTGAAGATGAAGATG ATGAGGCTGAAGGTAAAGACACAAAGGACAACCAAGGTGACTCAGATGAAGAGGAGGGAGCTGCTGACACTCCACAGTTCCACTCTGGCTCTTTGTGTAGTGTTTGCTCCATTTGTGAG CATTGCTCTAATGACTGTGCCAAGTGCCCGTGTGAGGAAGGAGATGAGTCTGATCACTGCGAGCACTGCCAA ggTTGCTCAACCTGCTACATTTGTCCCATTCTTTGTGACACAGTTTGCACACCTG GTGGTCTTTTTGATGAGCTAACTGGATCCCTCTTTCA GACTGTTGCCTCTCTGCTCTGA